Within the Glycine soja cultivar W05 chromosome 3, ASM419377v2, whole genome shotgun sequence genome, the region ATATGGTATAAaagtatctatctatctattcaAGCTGCAAGCTGCAAGCTGCATGGCATCCCTTCAAAGAATTAGCTTGTATTGAAATCGAGATGGAATAAGTTTACAGTCTATGATAATCACATGACTTTTATTGGTTCCATTTCACTTACCTTTCTATGCATGACATAACATTCTTCACCATATCACTTATCTTTCTATATATGGTATAACATTCTTCACAAATTACAACAAAGATATCACTTTAAGGAAACAAATATCAATTTACTGGATAGCTCGAGGATAAATCAAGGAAGAAATGGATTGTGTGAAGGGTATTCATCCTTTTGCTTTTTGTAAGCCCTGCGAGACAGTAGTAGAAAGGATGTCGTTAACTCATTATGTGAACGAACAAATACTTATTTATTCGTAATATacgaaaaatgaaaagaatcaGCCACAAGATTGACTGTTAGCCACCTAGAAGCATTAAATCCTCCAAGCGCAAGTGTTCCCAGAATGATTAGAAGGAATGGGACTTTAATCATAGCATGATTTTTTCTTCCTCCATGAGCCCTTGGGAATCCAGTTCTCACAACGTGTGAATATTGATCAACTGAACAAGAATTATGCCAAGTTTAGTTAAGGAAAAGGAAAACAGAAGGGTTGGTTTTAAATGACACAAGGAAGATACGGAATACAAATTTACCTGAACTTGAAGCTCCTCCTCTCCCACCTGTGTAAAACGAAATTTATTGAGTACAAGGGGGTGGCAATCTAACATTTTTTCTCCAccaaaaatcatataatatgGCAATCTAAAACAGATTAAATGGCCATCATCTTCATTCACGACACAGTTTTACTGTAATAGTCTAACACCATGTGATGTCTAGTCAGCTACCAATATCATCACCATTCACAACTAGACTAGAGTTGTAAAATTGCTCCTATCATCCGAATTCTTGTGATGATACAGtcgaggaaataaaaaaaaattaaatgaacagCTCACCAGTTTAAACTTAGACTCAGCGAGAGGCTTTTCATGAGAAGGAAATAGATCAGGGTGAGATTCCCACACCTTCTTTTTGTAAGCTGATTTTAcctaaacaaaaagtaaaaatcagAATAGGCACAAGCAGAAAACGACAAAGTGTGAGAGTTTAATTCTGTTTTATAAGTGTCTAGCCCAAGTGTAAAGGGTTGTTGCTTTGTTTTGCTTGTATAAAAGGACATACATACATCTTAATAAAGTGAATTATTTTCATTCTATAGGTGTGCAATTCTGTGCTTAAAACAGTGAGTGATATTGTTAGCGGTAACAAACTTAAGCCTGAATGTTCTACAATAATCGTAATCTCACTATAATAACCGCACTCCCACTACGATAATCGCTACAATAACCACCACAATAACTACCTCTAGAATAACAACTACCCCTACGGCAACTACTTCTAGAATAACAACTACCCCTATGGCAAGTTTACATGGCAGAGCATCTTCTTCCTAACAGATACACGAGTGAATATGAGAGAGAGTGAATTGCATCTCTTACAATTGAGTGACGAACAGTGTGTATTCCAACACAAAGTACCAGTTCATCGTCTAAGTTCAGTACTTTagaataaaaactttttttttaatattattaatgttaagtAATCAACTTAAAGAAAACCCAGTAGGAATTGAGGAAATAAAGCTAAGtggtaataataaaaaatgggtGAGGCTCAAAAACTGAAATTGAGTTTGTTAAGGGAGTGAATTTTGATTTGGCAATCGCGATAGAAAGAATTAAAAACCCTAGACATTAGGaatgagaaaatgaaaagacCTGGGATGGAGTTGGACGAGAATTGGGAGGGAAACCGAGCAAGATTTTGGCTTCATCGGCATCCATTTGTGAAGAGTTGGGAGTGACAGAGCAACATTTAGCCTcaagttttgaatttgattgcAGAGTGCAGAGGCAATCAGAGTAACTTCGAGCACATCTCGTAATAATCGTTTTGTTCCCGCTACCCAAAAACTTTTCCGAGtaatacaataataatttaacggattgaatgaaaaataattattttttttataaattttttaatttttttataaatgttaaccagtgttttaaaagataaaagtagaaatatttttttaaaatgtataaaatatataaaattatattgttcatatttttttttaattttttttaattttttaactaatattgtTAAGGCATCAATTAACAGGACCCTATTTGTAACAATTTTGTGTGCGAGAGATATGAATTGAATTTGTGCAACatcgataaaataaaaaagttatgtaGTTATTTGACATTGTTGTtctaaaaagaaattaacatgTAAATTCAGTCTACAGTAAATTTAGTGACAAAGTACGTAGTATAAATTAACTTTGaatcttgttaaaaaaaactttgaataATCATGTTTAATTAAGCATATGTTAGTGCAAAATGGTTACAGTATACTAAGGCGTGCTCTAGTCTCATTGTATGTTCCTTTCAGTACAACACAAAAGTCATTCTGCGTGAAAATTCAAGAATCTGTGAAAGTCAAGTTCCTGAATCCGTTAccttatatttccttttttttccttttacccTATACTGCATGAGGAGATGAAAAGATCAGAACATTATATAGCAATTATTAAAGGGTCATAAGTACATATTTTATTATCCAGAGAGTTGTTGGCATTCTATAATTAAGTTCCTTAATCAAGATTTGGAGTTTATTCCCAATTCAAAAGCTGAGTCTTATTCGGAAAttctattttactttaaaatgaaCTGATTTGATGTAAAGGAGATTAGTTGAATGGTAAATAAAAAGCTATAGATATCTCGTGGTTAGGAAAAAAACACATATTTCATTACCTTTTTGGtcttttattttgatgcaaTATCAATATTGGCATGTATATATGTACAGCTTGGTTCTCAAATAATTTTAGTAACATGTTGATCATTGTTCTTATCCTTTTCTCTGTGACAAATTTCGAGTTATTAATTGAATAATGTATTATTAATTTGACCTTATTGATAAAAATTCATAAGATAATTAATATGCAactaattttactttattattttatattattggacaacaatattaaaaaattatattaaagtatATTAATAAAGATGGTATTCGTAGCATCTCAATTTTcctaaactaatttaaaaaagattgttatttgtaaataaatagagttttagaaaaaaatgatgaggttttataattaaataaataggggaaaataaatttattaattaaaataatggtttgagagaaaataaaaatgatattttattattcatgggacagagaataaaatagtttctttttttataaaataataaaaataaataaatagaataaataatagatCGTGAACAcccctaactataaatagaaaaatgctAGGTCGTGACTCCTCAGCCACCTCTTCCAATTCTCAATTTCTTTTTCCCTTCTCAACCTATCTTTTTTTGCAGACctcagaaaaatgatgatctcagactcattcaccgttagATTGCCGTAAAATTTAAGCACCAGGTTCGCAAcccaattttgagcattctaaccgttgggaatttcaaaatcatgtctGAGATTAGAGGaatacccttcgcattgtagcattttattttttcacagaaacccaaaaccgtctcggtaaaactacgatttCAGATTCTTTAACCATTGAATTGTAgtaaaatttggatatgttgtttgaaattcaattgcgcAGACTTTCACCATGGGATTtgtgagataatattcgtggagggatacaaaggaatcgcatgaagatagtgcaaatggaggcttcaatcccttctcattctctctaacgtttgggaaccctatcagagcaaccagaggaaTCTCAGGAACTTGTTAGAGATGTCTCTATCGCTttcggaagacacgtgagtctgcTTAGAGGCAAGgtatgagttattcacaattgggggttagtgagaacatgtgtagggatctttagaggattaaattgaggttttattttgggatatttattaaattaaaatttttcctttatgattataaataaaatattaatgttctgatgagaattgcttgataaattatgctcttgatatttgtatattttgacctatgattttgaaatACTTGTGTAATATTAATTGAGGAGTTTTAGTCCTCAGGTTGtgataattttttgtataaattgttatattgaggatatgaaatgatgattcaaattgtgagtatgtggtgaattgaacatgtgatgaatggtgaaatacatgtatattgagatgtgtattgtgttgtgagctatgaatgatacaatcacacaactgcaagaccctttaagggcgatgaaTTTTACgcaacgagtattgtgatgggatccattgtgggaatccgacgagtttaatcacaagcgcgacgagttaaaatgattttgaaaataattgagtagttgtgtgtattgcatagttcataggtaaagtcaatatgattcatgaggtgtgataacatgctattttgagattataccattgtaattgagatcgagtgtatgtgataaactgAGTATGCAcgtgattgagatgttgtgtgcattgagttgtaaaCTGTGAATTgcacaatcacacgactataagactctttaagggcgacgaaTTAATGCTAATATtctttaagggcgatgagttaatgctaagatccttaaagggcgacgagttaaaaatatttgagaataattgaggagtcgtgtgttttgtacagtttatagatagagtttgtgtgctaaaatgttttctggattgaacctgaatcaggagggagagaccctgccagactcttcggagtgtaggccttgggggtcacccggtttgagtgctcctttaagcctatgttgatcccatatggttgaagcattctcgcaaaatactgtgaccctgactggtctccctatgatattacctagtgagagtgacttgacttgctagtgtgtggtttgtcttgtcatgtacttctaggcgcccgacgagatttttcactgacatggtaccacattgcatatagcattgagtcttagtgtatctgctgcataacgcttgtgtattgttctatattgattgatttgatattgtgttttgactaTTGAGTATGCAAATGTTGTaaaaatgaatgagacgtgtGATAAAATAACGTGAATTATGCTCAAGTgaattgtattttgttatataatatttatacctatatgttgtcttattttttctctattagttaggaatgtgacaACTCACTCTCTCTGTTGTTTGTGTttagatcctgtgatgatcttgaactttgtgttcgggggagcagatgactaggtgagttatcttaaggaaccttgtgctgaatgaCGTCGAGACACAATATGTGACATTAGGGTATAAGTTGCTATATTAATTGTTTGAAGTCTTGGATAACCTTGTTTTGAGtcgaaataatttattaattatttgaacaagttttattatgatgttagaaaggtgaatgtgaACCTTCTATCCTCttgaaagacttgtatttaaatgtgttttaatttttttttaattaagtttgatttcttatttcttttattagtagtacatatatgtatggggtAGAGGCTGTCACAGTACCcagactaaaaaaaattctaaccaACTTGTTATTGTAAAGGAAAATGTTTCTTCTACATCCATATGCTAATATACACCgatagaaagaaaatatatataatagagaAAAGTGATAAATGTAATAGAAAATTGATTTAACAAGAAGGGTGAGAAAATAAATTACGAGTGtcaataagaattttaaaattgaggTGTCTAAATATTACTACTCTATCTAAAATACCTTCAGaataaataagcaagaaattaaattaagttaattttactACAAGATATTTCAATACATACATAATTATCTCTTAAAACATCTTCCCACTTAAATTAGAATGGTCAAATCTGTGATAAGGAAGCTTGAATACAATTTTCTCATTCAATTTGTTAGGTTACTTTCTCATATTTACTACATCAGTATTCCGATGATATATGAAACATTGAAACCTCACAAAATTTACCATTCCCACAAGTGTTACTGGTCATAAtgattacacttttttttttcattttgcattACTAGTcataatttaacattaaaaccatgctgtaaaaaaatgataaaacccTCCTAAACAACTAAAATATGATACAATTGTGTTTAAATTTTCTCGTGTATATATAGTATATCAAACTGTAACTgtgcttacaaaaaaaaaaaaaaaaccgaatgGCACAAAGTGTAAATTAAACACACgtataaatgatataaaaaaaaaaaaagaacacatgcacgtataaattattttgctagCAAATATAGTATCAAGGTAAACCGTTCTCAGAATAAAAGGCAGATATAGCAAGAGCAAACATGAAGAGAAGTATCCATAATAATCCAACATTGTATTGCATATATAGCATAacataataatacaaataagaTATTATCGATTATGATCCAGTAACCACAAGCTAATTAAGTGATCCAACGGTTACGAAGCCACGCCAGAATCCTCTGAATGGTTTACCTAGAAAATATATAGCACGAGAGTTGAGGATGATCGAAGAAATGTTCTCCTTCAACTAGTATTTTCATAGGCACCACAGAAGCAGTGATTAAAATAGAAATACCGTTCCAACGCATTACTAAAGTTGAGAAGGCAAAGACACCTAAGAATTGGCAAAAATAAAGACTTTGATGAATTGATTGGTGGAGAAACCTCGAAGAAGCACTATATAAAGCCAGCTGAGGCCATGGACACTTCACCGGCATCTCCAAAGCATCCCCCCCAAGCTACAAGCACCCAAAGGGGAGGAATAATAATAAGCCTAACTTCTaaggccaaaaaaaaaaaaaaaatagcaaatatGTCAGGAAAGATCATTATCTCGGCTGTTTCTCTCATCCTGGTGGTGGGTGTGGCAATCGGCGTGGTGGTCGCCGTGAACAAGAAGGGCGAGGATCCTGCAGTTGAATCCCACCAAAAATACGTAGGGGTCATATGCCAAAACACCGATGAGAAAAAGCTCTGCCATGACACCCTGAGCTCCGTGAAGGGCATGGACAGCGCTGACCCCAAGGCCTACATCGCCACCGCTGTGAAAGCCACCATGGACAGCGTGACCAGGGCCTTCAACATGAGCGACAGGCTCACCACAGAGTACGGTGGCAGCGATAACGGAACCAAGATGGCCCTTGACGACTGCAAGGACCTCTTGCAATCAGCCATCGAGAGCCTCCAGCTCAGCACTGACATGGTTCACAACAACAACGTCCAGGCCGTGCATAACCAACAGGCTGATTTCAAGAACTGGCTCAGCGCTGTCATCTCTTACCAACAGGCCTGCACGGAGGGTTTTGACGATGCCAAAGACGGTGAGAAGAAGATCAAGGAGCAGTTGCAGACCCAGACCTTGGACAATGTTCAGAAACTCACTGGCATCACCCTTGACATTGTGAGTTCTTTGTCCCACATCCTCGAGCAGTTCGGCTTAAAGTTTAATCTTAAACCCGCATCTCGTCGTCTTCTCAGCGAGGATGGGTTCCCCACTTGGTTCTCTGCTGGTGATCGCAAGCTCTTGGCTCGTGGATGGAGAGCACGTATCAAGCCCAATGTTGTGGTTGCCAAGGATGGCTCTGGTCAGTTCAATACCGTTGCTCAGGCTATTGCTTCATACCCTAAGAATAACCAGGGTAGGTACATTATCTACGTTAAGGCCGGTGTCTATGACGAGTACATCACCGTTCCCAAGACTGCAGTCAACATTCTCATGTACGGTGATGGCCCTGCTAAGACCATCATCACCGGTCGCAAGAACTACGTCGAAGGTGTCAAGACCATGCAAACTGCCACTTTCggtaatttatttaattcattccACGTACCCTTATCTCATatatatgaatgaatgaattgatttATTTTGCATGCATGCTGCAGCCAACACTGCCGAAGGCTTCATTGCCAAGGCAATGACATTCCAGAACACAGCCGGTGCTGAGGGCCACCAAGCCGTTGCATTCAGGAACCAAGGAGACAGATCAGCTCTGGTTGGTTGCCacattttggggtaccaagaCACCTTGTACGTCCAGACCAACAGGCAATTCTACCGCAACTGCGTGATCTCTGGCACAGTGGACTTCATCTTTGGCACCTCCCCCACCGTGATCCAGCACTCAGTGATCATCGTGAGGAAGCCCTTGGACAACCAGTTCAACACGATCACCGCCGACGGAACATCCATGAAGAACATGGATACAGGAATCGTGATCCAGGGTTGCAACATCATCCCAGAAGCCGAACTCTTCCCTACAAGATTCCAGGTGAAGTCATACCTTGGAAGGCCATGGAAGCAATTCTCAAGGACAATTGTGATGGAATCCACCGTGGGTGACTTCCTTCACCCGGAAGGATGGTGCCCATGGGCCGGTGAACACTTCGAAGACACCCTGTACTATGCTGAATACAACAACGATGGACCTGGTGCCAACGTTAACGGAAGGATCAAGTGGAAGGGTTACCGCGGTCTCATTAGCCAGCAAGAAGCTGCTCAGTTCACCCCTGCCCAATTCCTCCAGGCTGGTTCCAACGGTGGAACTGACTGGTTGAAGGCTCTCCATGTTCCTCATGCACTTAACTTCTTGAAAGCTTGAAATTAAACCAAATATCTATCAATGCTCACATTATTAATTGAGTGTTAGCGTTTGTCATGTTGAGGGTCATAGTCCGTGTGACAATTTGTTATTCTTTGCATTTATCTTTGGAGGTCTCcggataatatttttaataaaaattagataatttatTTCGATTAACTAACATATTCTTTCATTTCCTATCATCACACAATTTTGGTGCCTGCccaagaaaatttattattattattattatagactTGGCTTTAATGCTAATCATAATTGCTTCTCAACACTACTTAATTAATTGGTTATtcctaaataaataattcttcaAACGATAATATATTAGTTCATTTTCATCGAATTAAAAGTGTAACtaatattgatttaattatttaaaatattgaaatagaAAGTAATTATCTGGGAGAAACTCTTAGGTAAGCTCAAATCTAACATATCATtcttaataacaacaaataaaaattttacaactaataaataaaaattagaatatcaagtacaataaaattaaatttaatattagttctttttttctataatcTTCTTcctaatttttgttaatttgaatAGAGTTGAAATATATACAAGATTGTAATTCgaatatagaaaatataattttaatttaaaaataatatattttagtggtgtaaaaaactataatattttattttaaataataaatttttaatgcaAATAAAACAGGTTGGTTTTAAGTAATTGTAAAACTTTGTTGCTGTtgagtttataattttaattaagattgATAATAAATATCACTGTAATATTGATATtcagtatattttaaaaaagaaatacatatTGAGTTTGATTCaatatataatagtttaaaattaaaatcaaactctaattataattataataatgaataatttttataaggaaaaattacattaaaatatttaaaaatttaaaaatttattatatcatttcaaatcttataaatccattaaaataaaaactataaaatcataataataatttttttaaaagaatctcaaaattcattatattgtctttcaaaattcacaagaattttttatacatgataatcttttaaaatcaaaatacaatACATTTTCTTATGAGATTTTTTGTAGGGTCAAAAAAAGCGGAAAGTGCCCCCAGTATAATACAAATAAACCATAGGAGTAGTCattataatttactaaaaaaatggtACACTCTTAATAAGACTTTcctatactttttatttatatttactacATAGTAATATTACTTAAATTTCGAATCCTCTTATACCTcctggttttttattttattttttgataaattataccTCCtggaataaaaaaaggaaaatatgatgaatgaaataataattgccccgtctttttttattgtgaatgaaataaaatgatgAAATTAGACAATTTTATCCATTAGTAAACAAGAACTAAGGCATAACCCTTCAAAGGGGCCCAAAGGCCATGCCCGGTGGAAGGAAGAGCAGGAAGCTGGGCCCAATGGGCTTTTGTAGCGGGTCGACTACTGACGATCACGAATCACCACAGTTTTCAGTTTCACGACCTCACTGTCTCTGCTGAAACGTGAAAGCAAAACAGAGAAGAGGAGCTGCGGAACTCTTCACTTCATCTCAGCGAGACAGATAGAAAAAGCATTAACGATGAGATTTCACGGTAACTTTATTATTTGCCGTTATCTTTCTCGGTTGCgaaatcaattcaattcaaacTTCGAATTCCCACTCCCGAATTTCCGGCATCGAGCTCCATTCTTCCTCCGTTCTTACTCTGCCGGTAATTCTTCGTTCAATCTGTTTGTATATTCATATTTCatcattcatttaattattttaatttcaacgtTATATTCGTTGATTAATATGGATTGTTCAGCGCAAACGTTATTATTGGTTTGATACGACGTTGTTTTGCTCTGAATGCCACTTTAAGTAGTGTAACTATTGTTGTTAACAGAAGTGCCAGCTCAACTGTCTCCGGAGCTCTTAAACATAATGGAGCAAAGACTCTCCGCTATTGAGTACAGGACTTCTTGTCTTAACAATTTTCTAAATCAGGTAAtgtagtttctattttttttttcttcaaaatttctctctcattctcttaaATGTTTTGTTCATTGGTTTTAATGGAACTTCTTATTTGTTTGAGAATTCATTGCATTTTGGTCCTATATTATGGTTAATGTGCAACTGCAATTGTAGTCatccaataatatttttcttaaaattagtctcctttattttttattttttttactacaatCTAGTCTTTTGAAGaggaagaaatttttttgatgGTTTGATTGATGGTTTTAAGGTAGAGAAAAACCATTAGAAGGATTTGATTATATAACAATTAAAGGATTAAATCTGAGCAGAAATTTGTTTAGGGATCATAATCATGCATTAGCCTTAATAGGACCAAAATAAACCTAAGCttaatcttataatttaattgtgATTGAGTTGATTATCTTATGATTAATTTCTGTTGCTGATTGAAGACAGCCAGAAGCATCACCATCAGAGTATGCAAGAGCTAACAAGGAGCTGCGGAAGCTAAGTGGCTCTGTGGACCTTATTAAGGAATTGAGGGCCAAACAGAAGGTAATGAGTTGGTGCAAGTTTACCTTAGAAAACAACTTTCCTAAAATTGCAAGTGGTGTTACAGGCTTTTGTTTCGTTGTTCCTTCTGTGATAATATTTTACCACATAGCCTTTAGGCAGCATACTATCTATCTATTTGCATTACTCGAGTGTTTTATTTACCATGCTTTTCTGGTTTAAAGAAATAAGGAAAAGGGGGAGGAtaagttagtattttttttttttttttttgggggggggggggtgtgggATTATATTATCTAATGTTACCTTTTTACTATCTGCAGGAAATTGATGGCTTGAAGTCACTAATGGCTGAATGTTCTGAGGATAAAGACATGCTTAATATGGCTACTGAGGAAATGGGTCAGGCagtggaagaagaaagaaaactgCAAAATTTGCTGCTGAAGTCATTACTTCCTAAGGATGATGCTGATGAAAGGGATTGCATTTTAGAGGTGCGAGCAGGTAAAATGTTACTGATGATAATGGATATCTATTACTAATGTTCATCAAACAAAATGCTTCAATGAATGTTTGCTAAATTGTCTTAGGTCTTGTCCATCACTTTACTATTATACCTGCTTGCTTTTGTCTCTACGCTTTTCTTTCATCcccattttcattttgttataccATTTTTGACCAGGCACTGGTGGGGAGGAGGCTTCCTTGTTTGCAATGGATATCTTTAGAATGTAAGGTTACATTTATGTCACTGTAATTTGATCAGAGTCAGGAACTCTTGTTAGTTTTCTAAAAGGGATCTTGTCTGACATGATGTAGGTATGAGAAGTATGCTCTCGAGAAAGGCTGGAAGTTTGAAGTAGTAGATATAGCTCAATCTGATCATAAAGGATACAAGGTACATATTTCATATATTAATGCGCACTAAATATGACCTGATTTTCAGTGCTTTACCACTTTAAGTGTTTTGAAATATTGATTGCGGTCCACCATGCATTGGAACCTTCTGTTAGCAAGAATTGAATTTC harbors:
- the LOC114407467 gene encoding pectinesterase-like — protein: MSGKIIISAVSLILVVGVAIGVVVAVNKKGEDPAVESHQKYVGVICQNTDEKKLCHDTLSSVKGMDSADPKAYIATAVKATMDSVTRAFNMSDRLTTEYGGSDNGTKMALDDCKDLLQSAIESLQLSTDMVHNNNVQAVHNQQADFKNWLSAVISYQQACTEGFDDAKDGEKKIKEQLQTQTLDNVQKLTGITLDIVSSLSHILEQFGLKFNLKPASRRLLSEDGFPTWFSAGDRKLLARGWRARIKPNVVVAKDGSGQFNTVAQAIASYPKNNQGRYIIYVKAGVYDEYITVPKTAVNILMYGDGPAKTIITGRKNYVEGVKTMQTATFANTAEGFIAKAMTFQNTAGAEGHQAVAFRNQGDRSALVGCHILGYQDTLYVQTNRQFYRNCVISGTVDFIFGTSPTVIQHSVIIVRKPLDNQFNTITADGTSMKNMDTGIVIQGCNIIPEAELFPTRFQVKSYLGRPWKQFSRTIVMESTVGDFLHPEGWCPWAGEHFEDTLYYAEYNNDGPGANVNGRIKWKGYRGLISQQEAAQFTPAQFLQAGSNGGTDWLKALHVPHALNFLKA
- the LOC114407469 gene encoding LOW QUALITY PROTEIN: uncharacterized protein LOC114407469 (The sequence of the model RefSeq protein was modified relative to this genomic sequence to represent the inferred CDS: substituted 1 base at 1 genomic stop codon), whose amino-acid sequence is MDADEAKILLGFPPNSRPTPSQVKSAYKKKVWESHPDLFPSHEKPLAESKFKLVSCSFTCTQXISFYTGGRGGASSSVDQYSHVVRTGFPRAHGGRKNHAMIKVPFLLIILGTLALGGFNASRAYKKQKDEYPSHNPFLP
- the LOC114407470 gene encoding uncharacterized protein LOC114407470, whose amino-acid sequence is MRFHGNFIICRYLSRLRNQFNSNFEFPLPNFRHRAPFFLRSYSAEVPAQLSPELLNIMEQRLSAIEYRTSCLNNFLNQPEASPSEYARANKELRKLSGSVDLIKELRAKQKEIDGLKSLMAECSEDKDMLNMATEEMGQAVEEERKLQNLLLKSLLPKDDADERDCILEVRAGTGGEEASLFAMDIFRMYEKYALEKGWKFEVVDIAQSDHKGYKEASAAIAGDGVFRKLKFESGIHRVQRVPVTEKSGRIHTSAVSVAILPQADEVDVQLKNEDLRIDTYRSGGSGGQHANTTNSAVRVTHIPTGIMITIQDERSQHMNKAKALKVLCAKLYEMERLRLRSSRSKLRLEQIGSGDRSERIRTYNFPQGRVTDHRVGITYHSVDDVMQGENLDVFIDALLLQEEMDAMATFSSSQ